A stretch of Pseudomonadota bacterium DNA encodes these proteins:
- a CDS encoding pyridoxamine 5'-phosphate oxidase family protein, with amino-acid sequence MTDFDVTDRNRLMRYPKRGAYDSETIYPILDEALVCHVSFAIDGQPFIIPTIHARQGDRVLIHGLKGGRMLEHIEAGNQIALAVTLVDGLVCARTAFNHSMNFRSAVIYGSGTVITEPAEKLEALRCLTERVVPGRWPHVRAPNDKEMKATTIIAIAIEQASAKVRRGPPGDDGIDLEFPVWAGVIPLPVIPQAPETDPKQTAGYPIPDYIAAYKRAAD; translated from the coding sequence ATGACAGACTTCGACGTCACCGATCGCAATCGCCTGATGCGCTACCCCAAGCGCGGCGCCTATGACTCCGAGACCATCTACCCGATCCTCGACGAAGCGCTGGTGTGCCATGTGAGTTTCGCCATCGATGGCCAGCCGTTCATCATCCCGACCATCCACGCGCGCCAGGGTGACCGCGTGCTCATCCACGGCTTGAAGGGCGGACGCATGCTCGAGCATATCGAGGCAGGCAACCAGATCGCGCTGGCCGTGACGCTCGTCGACGGCCTGGTGTGCGCGCGCACCGCGTTCAATCACTCGATGAATTTTCGCTCGGCGGTGATCTACGGTAGCGGCACGGTCATCACCGAGCCGGCGGAAAAGCTCGAGGCGCTGCGCTGCCTCACGGAGCGCGTGGTGCCCGGCCGCTGGCCCCATGTGCGAGCGCCGAACGACAAGGAGATGAAGGCCACGACCATCATCGCCATCGCCATCGAGCAGGCGTCGGCCAAGGTACGGCGCGGACCGCCCGGTGATGACGGCATCGATCTCGAGTTCCCGGTATGGGCGGGCGTCATTCCGCTGCCGGTGATCCCGCAGGCGCCCGAGACCGATCCCAAGCAGACCGCCGGCTACCCGATCCCGGATTACATCGCCGCCTACAAGCGCGCGGCGGATTGA
- a CDS encoding ABC transporter permease: MNALRGFRAVFYKEMLHARRDRLAIVFALMMPLMQMVILGTAIDTNVRQVPTVVFDASGANQRDGTALLGTQASRAFLDRLRNTDTYRIYRHVDSDAALNEEMVAGRARVAVKIPLTFARDLEAGRQAEVLVMVDGSDSAVAGQALNVATQVGLDESLRRMLPDGVKPIVDVRPKLMFNPDSRSPNFFLPGLMAVLLLFVTTMLTAFSIVREKERGTLEQLLVTPARPLGIMLGKITPYFALGLVELVVILLFMRFAFGVPMHGNPLLLVCLATGYLFVNLTIGLLISTRAGSQTEALQLGMMSILPSIFLSGYIFPRDTMPLLFYGISYLVPATYMVDIARGVILRGAGLAELWSDALVLALMGFVVLLLAARRFQRMIV, translated from the coding sequence GTGAACGCGCTGCGCGGCTTTCGCGCGGTGTTCTACAAGGAGATGCTGCACGCGCGGCGCGATCGTCTCGCCATCGTGTTCGCGCTCATGATGCCGCTCATGCAGATGGTGATCCTCGGCACCGCCATCGATACCAACGTGCGCCAGGTGCCGACCGTGGTATTCGATGCCTCCGGCGCCAACCAGCGCGACGGCACGGCCTTGCTCGGCACCCAGGCGAGTCGCGCCTTTCTCGATCGGCTGCGCAATACCGACACCTACCGCATCTATCGTCATGTCGATTCCGACGCCGCCTTGAACGAGGAAATGGTGGCGGGTCGCGCGCGGGTCGCGGTCAAGATCCCGCTGACCTTCGCCCGCGATCTCGAGGCCGGGCGCCAGGCCGAGGTGCTGGTGATGGTCGATGGTTCCGATTCGGCGGTGGCCGGCCAGGCGCTCAACGTCGCCACCCAGGTGGGGCTCGACGAGTCGCTGCGGCGCATGCTGCCGGACGGCGTGAAGCCCATCGTCGATGTACGGCCCAAGCTCATGTTCAATCCCGATTCGCGCTCGCCGAACTTCTTCCTGCCGGGCTTGATGGCGGTGCTGCTGCTGTTCGTCACCACCATGTTGACGGCGTTTTCCATCGTGCGCGAAAAGGAACGCGGCACGCTCGAGCAGCTGCTGGTCACGCCGGCGCGTCCGCTCGGCATCATGCTCGGCAAGATCACGCCGTATTTCGCGCTGGGCCTGGTCGAACTGGTGGTGATCCTGCTGTTCATGCGCTTTGCCTTCGGTGTGCCCATGCACGGCAATCCGCTGCTGCTGGTGTGTCTCGCCACCGGCTACCTGTTCGTCAACCTCACCATCGGTCTTCTGATCTCGACCCGCGCCGGCTCCCAGACCGAGGCCCTGCAGCTCGGCATGATGAGCATCCTGCCGAGCATCTTCCTGTCGGGCTACATCTTCCCGCGCGACACCATGCCGCTGCTGTTCTACGGCATCAGTTACCTGGTGCCGGCCACCTACATGGTCGACATCGCGCGCGGCGTGATCCTGCGCGGCGCGGGTCTCGCCGAACTGTGGAGCGATGCCTTGGTGCTGGCCTTGATGGGGTTCGTGGTGCTGCTGCTGGCGGCACGCCGCTTCCAGCGCATGATTGTCTAG
- a CDS encoding methyltransferase domain-containing protein, which yields MNKDKMRAMADRVFRDMAGGMAAGLAYVGTETGLFRAMQGRGAMSRDEVVRASGLNPRYVEEWLQGMVAAAYLDYDADACTYTLPEEHAFLLASDGTDHFMGGMFAMLPPLLAVAPRVARACREGGGVPFADYAPECRHAIDHMNRGNYEHRLVDYWLKQLPQVSAALAAGGRMLDVGCGRGFVVLALKRAFPAAECVGVDPDAASIAEARASAAAAGIAARYEATTSDALADDDKFDLITLCDVLHDLPEPVGVLRGLRARLAPGGVLLVIEPRVSDKLEENINPLAAMFYGFSMFHCMTQSLAHGGAGLGACLGPTRTKALFAEAGFSSAETLDIKSPTNLFYAVRA from the coding sequence ATGAACAAGGACAAGATGCGCGCCATGGCCGACCGCGTGTTTCGCGACATGGCGGGCGGTATGGCCGCCGGCCTCGCGTACGTCGGCACCGAGACCGGCTTGTTCCGCGCCATGCAGGGGCGCGGTGCCATGAGCCGTGACGAAGTGGTGCGCGCCAGCGGTCTTAATCCACGTTACGTCGAAGAATGGCTGCAGGGCATGGTCGCGGCCGCTTATCTCGATTACGACGCGGATGCATGCACCTACACGCTGCCCGAGGAACACGCGTTTCTGCTTGCGTCCGACGGCACGGATCATTTCATGGGCGGCATGTTCGCGATGCTGCCGCCCTTGCTGGCGGTGGCACCGCGCGTGGCGCGCGCCTGTCGCGAGGGCGGTGGCGTGCCCTTTGCCGACTACGCACCGGAATGCCGTCACGCCATCGACCACATGAATCGCGGCAACTACGAGCATCGCCTGGTCGACTACTGGTTGAAACAACTGCCGCAGGTGAGCGCCGCGCTGGCCGCGGGCGGCCGCATGCTGGACGTCGGCTGTGGTCGCGGTTTCGTGGTGCTGGCGCTGAAGCGCGCTTTCCCGGCCGCCGAGTGCGTGGGCGTCGACCCTGACGCGGCGTCGATAGCAGAGGCGCGCGCCAGCGCCGCGGCAGCCGGCATCGCCGCGCGTTACGAGGCGACCACCAGCGACGCGCTCGCGGACGACGACAAGTTCGACCTCATCACGCTGTGCGACGTGTTGCACGATCTGCCCGAGCCCGTGGGCGTGCTGCGCGGCCTGCGCGCGCGGCTCGCGCCCGGCGGCGTGCTGCTGGTCATCGAGCCGCGCGTGTCGGACAAGCTCGAAGAGAACATCAATCCGCTGGCGGCGATGTTCTATGGCTTCAGCATGTTCCACTGCATGACGCAGTCCCTGGCCCATGGCGGCGCCGGTCTCGGCGCCTGTCTCGGCCCGACCCGCACCAAGGCCTTGTTCGCCGAGGCGGGTTTCTCCAGCGCCGAGACGCTGGACATCAAGAGCCCGACCAATCTCTTCTACGCGGTGCGCGCCTGA
- a CDS encoding serine hydrolase — protein sequence MADTGATQNHERWLARLLGGDFLLWSPNIQAEGFLHWDRIFATRRVPRAPRASVLPTGTGVLDVRFADQGRSCTTDDLMRDEHLSGLLVLHHGKIVLERYALGLDPTQRWQSSSMVKSIASTLIGAALHDGLIKSLDDPMTRYLPDFAGSAYEGVSIRHLLNMTSGIDWTEDYEDLRADVAEHYIKPIAERRAGYIRAYLKTLKRIDPPGTQFYYNTGDTFLLSLIISSVTGKTVADYCAEKIWGPCGMEVDGYFMLESDDGDEITGSCCGASLRDYGRFGQLMLNDGVASDGTRVLPVGWTALATAPSAPNFHKDIGARPRLDTSAFSGYGYLWWVHHPGSFMALGAYGQWIHVEPAHGLVFVMVGAMPREVFMHADEPASREKGSQHGGPRRLAFIEAVKRELG from the coding sequence ATGGCCGACACCGGCGCTACGCAAAACCATGAACGCTGGCTGGCGCGCCTGCTGGGCGGCGACTTCCTGTTGTGGTCGCCCAACATCCAGGCCGAAGGCTTTCTGCACTGGGATCGCATCTTCGCCACGCGACGCGTGCCGCGCGCGCCGCGGGCCAGCGTCTTGCCGACCGGCACAGGGGTGCTGGATGTGCGCTTTGCCGACCAGGGCCGCAGCTGCACGACCGACGACCTCATGCGCGATGAGCACTTGAGCGGACTGCTGGTCTTGCATCACGGCAAGATTGTGCTGGAGCGTTATGCCTTGGGCCTTGATCCGACGCAGCGTTGGCAGTCGTCGTCGATGGTCAAGTCGATAGCTTCGACCCTCATCGGCGCGGCCCTGCATGACGGTCTGATCAAAAGCCTCGACGATCCGATGACGCGTTACCTGCCGGACTTCGCCGGCAGCGCCTACGAAGGCGTCAGCATCCGCCATCTGCTCAACATGACGTCCGGCATCGACTGGACGGAGGACTACGAGGACCTGCGCGCCGACGTCGCCGAGCACTACATCAAGCCCATCGCCGAACGGCGCGCGGGCTATATCCGCGCCTATCTCAAGACCTTGAAACGCATCGACCCGCCCGGCACGCAGTTCTACTACAACACCGGCGACACCTTCCTGTTGAGCCTCATTATCTCCAGCGTCACCGGCAAGACCGTGGCCGATTACTGCGCGGAGAAGATCTGGGGTCCGTGCGGCATGGAGGTCGATGGCTACTTCATGCTGGAGTCCGATGACGGCGACGAGATCACCGGCAGTTGCTGTGGCGCTTCGCTGCGCGACTACGGCCGTTTCGGCCAGTTGATGTTGAACGACGGCGTGGCGAGCGATGGCACGCGCGTGCTGCCGGTCGGCTGGACGGCGCTCGCAACCGCGCCGTCAGCACCGAATTTTCACAAGGATATCGGTGCACGGCCGCGCCTCGACACCTCGGCCTTCAGCGGCTACGGCTACCTGTGGTGGGTGCATCACCCCGGCAGCTTCATGGCGCTCGGCGCCTACGGCCAGTGGATACACGTCGAGCCGGCCCACGGCCTCGTGTTCGTAATGGTCGGCGCCATGCCGCGCGAAGTCTTCATGCACGCCGACGAACCGGCCAGCCGCGAAAAGGGCTCACAGCATGGCGGTCCGCGGCGCCTGGCCTTCATCGAGGCGGTGAAAAGGGAACTCGGCTGA
- a CDS encoding efflux RND transporter periplasmic adaptor subunit, giving the protein MKRAVVLALLLTSALAWAYFQRVGRGPAQLIAYGTLEARDIEVGSKVGGRVLSLGTREGEQVRAGQVLVTLDDEQLAPALALAEAALAAARAELAKREHGSRVEDIAEARAAANDRQGGGFRADEIAAARAERTRLAADADNARRRLARSRELLARGMIAQQAHDDAQTAADAAAAALRAAEHGLAAAEGRYQAARAVTARTVSGYRAEDIDAARAAVAQAEAELALARARLAETQVRAPADATVEVFDLRPGDLVAPNAPVARLLESAELYVMVFVPEPRIGDVSLGQQVEIGVDAFAGRRFRGTVEQIRQRAEFLPRNVQTREERVHQVIGVKVRVEEGRSELRAGTAAEVRFPPRAP; this is encoded by the coding sequence ATGAAGCGCGCCGTCGTCCTCGCGCTGTTGCTCACATCCGCGCTGGCATGGGCGTACTTTCAGCGCGTCGGCCGCGGCCCGGCGCAGCTGATTGCCTACGGCACGCTCGAAGCGCGGGATATCGAAGTCGGCTCCAAGGTCGGCGGGCGCGTGCTGAGTCTCGGCACCCGCGAAGGCGAACAGGTGCGTGCCGGCCAGGTGCTGGTGACACTCGACGACGAACAGCTCGCGCCGGCGCTGGCGCTGGCCGAGGCGGCACTCGCGGCGGCGCGCGCCGAACTCGCCAAGCGCGAGCACGGCTCGCGCGTCGAAGACATCGCCGAGGCACGCGCCGCCGCCAATGACCGGCAGGGCGGCGGCTTTCGCGCCGACGAGATAGCCGCGGCGCGTGCCGAGCGCACGCGTCTCGCCGCCGATGCGGACAACGCCCGACGGCGCCTGGCGCGCAGTCGCGAGCTCCTGGCGCGCGGCATGATTGCGCAGCAGGCGCACGACGATGCGCAGACCGCCGCCGATGCCGCCGCCGCGGCCTTGCGCGCCGCCGAACATGGCCTGGCCGCCGCCGAGGGACGCTACCAGGCGGCGCGCGCGGTGACGGCGCGTACCGTGAGTGGTTACCGCGCCGAGGACATCGACGCCGCCCGCGCCGCGGTCGCCCAGGCCGAGGCCGAGCTCGCGCTCGCCCGCGCGCGACTCGCGGAAACCCAGGTGCGCGCGCCCGCCGATGCCACGGTGGAAGTGTTCGATCTGCGGCCCGGCGACCTCGTGGCGCCCAATGCGCCGGTCGCGCGCCTGCTGGAAAGCGCCGAGCTGTACGTCATGGTGTTCGTGCCCGAGCCGCGCATCGGTGACGTGAGTCTCGGCCAGCAGGTCGAGATCGGCGTCGACGCGTTTGCCGGGCGACGTTTTCGCGGCACGGTCGAGCAGATCCGTCAGCGCGCCGAGTTCCTGCCGCGCAATGTGCAGACCCGCGAAGAGCGCGTGCACCAGGTCATCGGCGTCAAGGTGCGGGTGGAGGAGGGGCGCAGCGAATTGCGCGCCGGCACCGCGGCCGAGGTGCGCTTCCCGCCGCGCGCGCCATGA
- a CDS encoding IclR family transcriptional regulator, giving the protein MSTIDKALDALFLLSERAQALRLADLARELGMPRSSAHRILAPLVRRGLAEQDGDGRYRAGFALMALGLNIASREPLATAAKPVLESAAAELGETFFLVVARAGKLVVLEKAEGSGFLRAAPRLGAGVPVHATAVGKLYLAFAPEQVELQELPRFTARTLRSHKALGAEVERVRAQGWATNIEEWQAGLAVAAAPILSHGRMHGTVALATVAARFTAIGTTAATRRVVHAAEGIALRIEGRSQ; this is encoded by the coding sequence ATGAGCACCATCGACAAGGCACTCGACGCCCTGTTTCTCTTGAGCGAGCGCGCGCAGGCCTTGCGCCTGGCGGATCTCGCGCGCGAACTCGGCATGCCGCGTTCCAGCGCGCATCGCATCCTTGCGCCGCTGGTGCGCCGCGGCCTCGCCGAGCAGGACGGTGATGGGCGCTACCGCGCCGGCTTTGCCTTGATGGCCCTGGGGCTCAATATCGCCAGCCGCGAACCGCTGGCGACCGCCGCCAAGCCGGTGCTGGAAAGCGCCGCCGCCGAGCTCGGCGAAACGTTTTTCCTGGTGGTGGCGCGCGCCGGCAAACTGGTGGTGCTGGAAAAGGCCGAAGGCAGCGGTTTCCTGCGCGCGGCGCCGCGCCTCGGCGCCGGCGTGCCGGTGCACGCGACAGCGGTCGGCAAGCTCTATCTCGCCTTCGCGCCCGAGCAGGTCGAGTTGCAAGAGCTGCCGCGCTTCACCGCCAGAACCCTGCGCAGCCACAAGGCGCTCGGCGCCGAAGTCGAGCGCGTACGCGCGCAGGGGTGGGCGACCAACATCGAGGAATGGCAGGCCGGACTCGCGGTCGCCGCCGCGCCCATTCTGAGTCACGGACGCATGCACGGCACGGTGGCGCTCGCCACCGTTGCCGCCCGTTTCACCGCCATCGGCACGACCGCCGCCACGCGCCGCGTGGTGCACGCCGCCGAAGGCATCGCTTTACGTATCGAGGGACGCTCGCAATGA
- a CDS encoding LamG domain-containing protein produces the protein MMKITAYADRISVAPGETINFMVNCEARRFTADIVQLICGDLNPDGPGYREKPVKTPANGTYKGRRQVIHAGSFVEVATAEPLAALESFTFAAYIWPTTPARGEQAVISAWSHDTQRGAALVIGPKGLGLRIGAGKGRVETITTGKALLSHEWYFVAGSYDARTRSVRLLQEPMHHHVGTRDAANKNTKAKHAASLAHGAPLIIGASFKQFDAGRTACTQHYNGKIDSPRVAARALGEAELQAFKAKRVSGALLHDVVAAWDFGTDITSVTVSDTSPNRLHGRVVNMPARGMTGYNWNGEEMCWRHAPDQYGAIHFHDDDIHDAGWQVDVSLTVPKNLKSGLYAARLRCGKNLEDEDYVPFAILPPRGKATAKICFLLPTASYMAYANEHMGSDAPIAQLLGGRLVEHERQDLFRNEHREYGASCYDTHSDGSGVCYTSRLRPILNMRPKYRSWLGGTGSTLWQFNADTHTINWLEAMGYDYDVITDEELHYDGVAALEQYKVVITASHPEYHSKEMWDAMEAYQQRGGRLMYLGANGWYWRVAYHREQPGVMEVRRAEGGIRAWEARTGEYYHSFTGEYGGLWRRNGRAPQRIVGTGFTAQGFDISSYYLRKPDSMKKEVQWIMAGVGANERIGDFGLIGGGAAGLELDRYDRNLGTPPGAYWLASSVDHTDIYLVVCEELLINYPGTGGQESELVRADMVFYPTSNGGGVFSTSSIAWPGSLAHNKYKNNVSRITKNVLDRFVGNKPLLD, from the coding sequence ATGATGAAAATCACCGCCTATGCCGACCGCATCAGTGTGGCGCCCGGCGAAACCATCAACTTCATGGTCAACTGCGAAGCGCGGCGTTTCACCGCCGACATCGTGCAGCTGATCTGCGGCGATCTGAATCCCGACGGCCCGGGCTACCGCGAAAAGCCGGTCAAGACGCCGGCCAACGGCACCTACAAGGGGCGCCGCCAGGTGATCCATGCCGGCTCGTTCGTGGAAGTGGCCACCGCCGAACCGCTCGCCGCGCTGGAGAGCTTCACTTTCGCCGCCTACATCTGGCCGACCACGCCGGCGCGCGGCGAGCAGGCGGTGATTTCGGCGTGGTCGCATGACACGCAACGCGGCGCGGCGCTGGTGATCGGCCCCAAGGGTCTCGGTCTGCGCATCGGCGCCGGCAAGGGCCGCGTTGAAACCATCACCACCGGCAAGGCCCTGCTGTCCCACGAATGGTATTTCGTCGCTGGCAGTTACGACGCCAGGACGCGCAGCGTGCGGCTTCTGCAGGAGCCCATGCATCATCACGTCGGCACGCGCGACGCCGCCAACAAGAACACCAAGGCCAAGCACGCCGCGTCGCTCGCGCATGGCGCGCCGCTCATCATCGGCGCGAGCTTCAAGCAGTTCGATGCGGGTCGCACGGCCTGCACCCAACACTACAACGGCAAGATAGACAGCCCGCGCGTGGCGGCACGCGCCCTCGGTGAAGCCGAGTTGCAGGCCTTCAAGGCCAAGCGCGTCAGCGGCGCATTGCTGCACGACGTCGTCGCTGCCTGGGATTTCGGCACCGACATCACCAGTGTCACGGTCAGCGATACCTCGCCCAACCGCTTGCATGGCCGCGTGGTCAACATGCCGGCGCGCGGCATGACCGGCTACAACTGGAACGGCGAGGAAATGTGCTGGCGGCATGCGCCCGATCAGTACGGCGCCATCCATTTTCACGATGACGACATCCATGACGCCGGCTGGCAGGTGGATGTGTCGCTGACGGTGCCCAAGAATCTGAAGAGCGGGCTCTACGCCGCGCGCCTGCGCTGCGGGAAGAACCTGGAAGACGAAGACTACGTGCCGTTCGCCATCCTGCCGCCGCGCGGCAAGGCCACCGCCAAGATCTGTTTCCTGCTGCCGACCGCGAGCTACATGGCCTATGCCAACGAGCACATGGGTTCGGATGCACCAATCGCACAGTTGCTGGGCGGACGCCTGGTGGAGCACGAGCGCCAGGACCTGTTTCGCAACGAGCACCGGGAATACGGCGCGAGCTGCTACGACACCCACAGCGACGGTTCGGGCGTGTGCTACACCTCGCGCCTGCGCCCGATCCTCAACATGCGTCCCAAGTACCGTTCATGGCTGGGTGGCACCGGCTCGACGCTGTGGCAGTTCAACGCCGACACCCACACCATCAACTGGCTGGAGGCGATGGGCTACGACTACGACGTCATCACCGACGAAGAGCTGCATTACGACGGCGTTGCGGCGCTCGAACAATACAAGGTCGTGATCACAGCCTCCCATCCCGAGTACCACTCCAAGGAAATGTGGGACGCGATGGAGGCCTACCAGCAGCGCGGCGGGCGACTGATGTATCTCGGCGCCAATGGCTGGTACTGGCGCGTGGCCTATCACCGCGAACAGCCGGGCGTGATGGAAGTGCGGCGCGCGGAAGGCGGCATTCGCGCCTGGGAAGCGCGTACCGGCGAGTACTACCATTCCTTCACCGGCGAGTACGGCGGCCTGTGGCGGCGCAACGGTCGCGCACCGCAGCGTATCGTCGGTACCGGCTTCACCGCGCAGGGCTTCGATATTTCTTCCTACTACCTGCGCAAGCCGGACAGCATGAAGAAGGAAGTGCAGTGGATCATGGCCGGCGTGGGTGCGAATGAGCGCATCGGCGATTTCGGCCTGATTGGCGGCGGCGCAGCCGGCCTCGAGCTCGACCGCTACGACCGCAACCTCGGTACGCCGCCCGGCGCCTACTGGCTGGCGTCGTCGGTCGATCACACCGACATCTACCTGGTGGTGTGCGAGGAACTGCTGATCAACTACCCCGGCACCGGCGGTCAGGAAAGCGAGCTCGTGCGTGCCGACATGGTGTTCTACCCGACATCCAACGGCGGCGGCGTGTTCTCCACCTCGTCCATCGCGTGGCCCGGTTCGCTGGCCCACAACAAGTACAAGAACAACGTGTCGCGCATCACCAAGAACGTGCTGGACCGTTTCGTGGGGAACAAGCCATTGCTGGATTGA
- a CDS encoding aminotransferase class IV, with product MKVWYRNHIGDARECRISILDHGLLYGDGVFEGIRITGGRVFRLDDHIARLERSARAIGLELPRKGAALAQAVLDTARANGEAEAYVRLVATRGVGELGVDPASCVEPELFCIVASLRMFPAEVRAKGLRLLTSWLRRPAADLLDPQVKSLNYLNNVLAKRDARLKGYDDALLLNATGRVTEATGANLFAVLEGTLVTPPTADGALPGITRDSVLKMCRELGMAVECRSLTRYDLLAADEVFLSGSGAGLVSVASIDDTPIGDGARPVCERLRDAYVDFAARHGVAF from the coding sequence ATGAAAGTCTGGTATCGCAACCACATCGGTGACGCACGTGAGTGCCGCATCTCCATCCTCGACCATGGCCTGTTGTATGGCGACGGCGTGTTCGAAGGCATACGCATCACCGGCGGCCGCGTGTTTCGTCTTGACGATCACATTGCGCGGCTCGAACGCTCGGCGCGCGCCATCGGGCTGGAATTGCCACGCAAGGGCGCGGCGCTGGCCCAGGCCGTGCTCGACACCGCGCGCGCCAACGGCGAGGCCGAGGCCTACGTGCGACTGGTGGCGACCCGCGGCGTGGGTGAGCTCGGCGTCGATCCCGCGTCCTGCGTCGAGCCGGAATTGTTCTGCATCGTGGCGTCCTTGCGCATGTTTCCCGCCGAGGTGCGGGCCAAGGGTCTGCGCCTGCTGACGTCGTGGCTGCGCCGGCCGGCCGCCGACCTGCTCGACCCGCAGGTCAAGAGTCTCAACTATCTCAACAACGTGCTGGCCAAGCGCGATGCGCGCTTGAAAGGCTATGACGATGCGCTGTTGCTGAACGCCACCGGGCGTGTCACCGAAGCAACCGGTGCCAACCTGTTCGCCGTGCTCGAAGGCACGCTGGTTACGCCGCCGACCGCCGACGGCGCGCTGCCGGGCATCACGCGCGACAGCGTGCTGAAGATGTGTCGCGAACTCGGCATGGCGGTCGAATGCCGCTCGCTCACGCGCTATGACCTGCTGGCCGCCGACGAGGTGTTCCTGTCGGGCAGCGGCGCGGGCCTGGTCAGTGTCGCGAGCATTGACGACACGCCGATAGGCGACGGCGCACGGCCAGTCTGCGAGCGCTTACGCGATGCCTATGTCGATTTCGCGGCGCGCCACGGCGTAGCGTTCTGA
- a CDS encoding ABC transporter ATP-binding protein, producing MSAAIVARHLTRRFGDFTAVDDVSFEVAAGEIFGFLGPNGSGKTVTIKMLTGLLPPSAGTAVIDGLDVSHEAEAVRTRIGYMSQKFGLYDDLSALENLRFYGMAYGLGGARLAARIDTALERNGLGPYKDRLAARLSGGWRQRLALACAMIHEPRILYLDEPTAGIDPVARRQLWDLLFELAAQGITFFVTTHYMDEAERCGHLAYLYYGRLIADGTPDGLARLPEVTPAGTRRYGLTTSDAGQARRIAATLPGVRSSTIFGRGLHVLVDAHVDMQAIVAALTRNGVAVDECRALVPSLEDVFVALTERRQREIEGGP from the coding sequence ATGAGCGCCGCCATCGTCGCGCGCCATCTCACGCGCCGCTTCGGCGACTTCACCGCCGTCGACGATGTTTCGTTCGAAGTCGCGGCCGGCGAGATCTTCGGCTTCCTCGGCCCCAACGGCAGCGGCAAGACCGTCACCATCAAGATGCTGACCGGGCTGTTGCCGCCGAGCGCCGGCACGGCGGTGATCGATGGTCTCGATGTCAGTCACGAGGCCGAGGCGGTGCGCACCCGCATCGGTTACATGAGCCAGAAGTTCGGCCTCTACGACGACCTCTCGGCGCTCGAGAACCTGCGCTTCTACGGCATGGCCTATGGCTTGGGCGGCGCGCGTCTCGCCGCGCGCATCGACACCGCGCTGGAACGCAACGGACTCGGGCCGTACAAGGATCGCCTCGCCGCACGCCTGTCCGGTGGCTGGCGCCAACGCCTGGCGCTGGCCTGCGCGATGATCCACGAGCCGCGCATCCTGTATCTCGATGAACCGACCGCCGGCATCGATCCGGTGGCGCGCCGGCAGCTGTGGGACCTGTTGTTCGAACTGGCGGCGCAGGGCATCACGTTCTTCGTCACCACCCACTACATGGACGAAGCCGAGCGCTGCGGTCATCTCGCCTACCTCTATTACGGCCGCCTGATCGCCGACGGCACGCCCGACGGCCTGGCGCGGCTGCCGGAGGTGACGCCGGCCGGCACGCGCCGCTACGGCTTGACCACCAGCGATGCCGGCCAGGCGCGGCGCATCGCCGCCACGCTGCCCGGCGTGCGCTCGTCCACCATTTTCGGGCGCGGCCTGCACGTGCTGGTCGATGCGCATGTCGACATGCAAGCCATCGTCGCCGCGCTCACGCGCAATGGCGTGGCGGTCGACGAATGCCGAGCGCTGGTGCCGAGTCTCGAAGACGTGTTCGTGGCATTGACCGAGCGTCGCCAGCGCGAGATCGAGGGCGGGCCGTGA